From Brassica rapa cultivar Chiifu-401-42 chromosome A06, CAAS_Brap_v3.01, whole genome shotgun sequence:
CTTCCTAACTCTATTCCAGCCCTCAGGGAAGGAGGTGAAGCTTAGGGAGTTTATATAGCTTGCTGATGGTGCTAACTCCCAGACTTTCTTTGCATAGGGACAATTGAACAGCAGATGGACTACTGACTCTTCTGAATCACACCGAGCACAGCGGCTGGTTACTGGAATGTTTCTTATTGCAAACTGTTCTCCTACTGGTAGAGCACCATGTAGGGATTTCCATAAGAAGACTTTGATCTTTTCCACTGTTTCATTCAACAAGTCTAAAGAAGCAAATCTAagcacaaaaaaaacaaaaagttgcAAACTTTAATCACTCGTTGAGACGAGCGAGagtcttattatataaaatgagcCACAGCTCTGAACCAATTGAGCAAATCCCAGATTAACAAAGACTCGATTTTTCTATCAGTAGAGAGAGATACAAAAAGAAAAGGGCTTTACTTTTTCATCGCAGGCGCGGCAAAGGGCAGCTTCATCGGCGGCGCAGAAGACGATAGCAGCTGCGTTCTCGCACGCATCACACAAAATCCTCATCCTTCAGTTTTACAAAGACTTTGTTTTTCCTCACTCACCCTTCAATACAATACACAACCCAACCCAGAGATTGCAACTGACTAAGTAGAAATCTGATTAAATTTAGAACGTCGTTGTGTAGATTAAGGGTTGGTTGGTATCAATCAATcaaggatgaagatgaagaaggaagagaaagaaaaagattattattaTGCCTCTTTCACTCCTTTTAAAATCTTTTCTACGATGGAGGAGAGACGAATCAAATCCCACGCGCCTACACCATCATATATCCTTTACTCGCGCTTTAATCACTGTTTACTTACTCTCTCTCGAGTCATTACGAAAATAGTAAGCGCGCCTAACTTAACAACAAATGTTCGTCAGCAgaaaataagagaaaaagactaagataacaccaaaccaagtttttgttcccaaattagcactcaaggctcaaagtcacaaaaataggtttcattaaagaagtaaatatacatttataccccttgggttaattaattcaaaccttagggtttagagttaagggggtggggttttggaattagggtttaaaattttataaaaaataaatactaaaataaaaataaaaattttaaaaacagtttcaaaaagtatttttaaattataaaaagaaaattaaaaaaaaaaataaaaaaaaaattcgaaaaaaaaaattcaaaaaaaaattataaaaattttgaatctgaaaaatataatctgaaactataaaaaaaaaatttattttttttatttttattttatttatttatatttatttttgtttgtttatttaattttaaaccaagggtattatggatattttaccctttaatgaatgtcatttttgtgactttctccttttagtgctatttttgtgacataaacttcaaaaggtgctattattgacaattgcccagaAAATAATGGTGATAGTATTTTTGAATGGATAAAATTCCATTTAAAAGACAGAGATGATGATGTCGACTATTGCTAGACGCGGACCCTAATCGTGAACACAGAAGACTAGTCTGGCTCGGGCAGGTCATTGATGTGTCTCCCTTAATCAAACTCCTCCTTGTGTTTCCTTCTTTTTAGTTTAGGTGTGGGTGAatgtcactctctctctctgatatTGTCATTCATTATTATTATGTGCGCAATTCATACTTTATAATTACGTGAATGATGGATATTTGATCTCAACTTGTGTTAAAGGTAACGGTGGTGCAATATATTTACGACTTGTGGCTAATTTCTTTAACAagtttattaatccaaaaaaaaatgagagcCACAAgaggaaatgaaaaaaaaaggacAAGAAGGTGGGTGGGCCAAATGTCACCagccattttaaaaaaaaattggtggtcGAGAAGTAGTTGCAAGCAACTCTCATAAGTCTTCTTTCTTGTGGTCTTCCTTCAAAGTTCTCCTTTTACCTATATTCGGATTTGGCTATGATCTATTAATAGTTATGTTAGATTTGCTTCAGATTTTTTCTCACTTCTTTATTCTTTTCCAATGAATCTCCATAATAATCCgattatttattctattttcttCTGTTAAACATCTTCGCATTCCATCAGTATATACAATAGCTTACCCCGCCTCTGAATATCGTCATATATACCTATACATCTATGATTTATAAGTTATAATTCCACCCGCATGTTTACACAATCTCACATCTTACTAATAAACAGAGAGCATCCAAAGCAGATGATGCCAAGAAGAACACCAAACAAGAAACTGATAAGTATGGAAACATGAGCTACCTTGTACTATAATTGTTGCGTAACAGTATAATCATTTGTTAATGTTGGGATTCACTTGAAACATTGGACAACATAGAGTTAATACCCAATATGGCAACAATATATCCATTTAGTTTGGTTTAAATCCATTTCTTAAATACGTAAAATGCTAGTAAAAAGATAAGTAAGCCCAAATTTAGTAAATGACAAATTCAGGATAAGTAAGGCAATTTGGTAAGCAAGCTCATTTATAACATTAGTAGGCATTATGGGCTGAAGAGAAATGTCGCTGGCAAGATGGGCTCTACGCAAAAAAGTAGAGAGGCCCACATGGTGGTAAGGTGTTTAAGCTATcccaataaaaaatttaaaggcaAAACAGTCATTAACAAGTCACCCCTAAGCGAAAAAGAGCTCTGTTGCAGATCAGAGCATAGGAGGAGTGATAAGGCGGTTTTGGCGTGGGGAAGAAGACAAATCCACAAAGGTAATAAAAGACCTCTTTGCATATATAAACAGGAAATAATCTTTTAGTAATCTGAACCAAGAAATGACATGTGCATTTTCTAATGATGCTTGAAAATACGGTTGGTGCAATTGACAAACACAAGTGCAAAACTATAGAACGTGTCctattataatatatagataATCCAAGTAACTTTTCAAGAGGTGTGGTCATGACTTTTTGTGTTGTCTGATCTCTTTTTCGACTAAACAATGTTAAAGATTGGTAAAACGTGGCTTCGTGGAAGCGTAATGGGTGACCATTTAACAGAAAGAGTCGGTTAACCAACTCCTAAGTAATACTATTATAATAACAAGCAAAGTCTTCTCTTCTTGTCTCGTGTGTTTATTTCATAGAATGATTCCAGTTTTTGTACTCTTGCAGCAGAACAACACGAAGCTTTTCCTTTTATGTATAGCCATGTTTCATGTTTTAATCTCTTAGTTTTGGTTTGGTGAGATCTCTCATAAGTCTTTGAGTTTTGCCAACTATTTATGGCTGTGTTAGTTAGTATATAAGGGGCCCTTTTGGTCTCTTCTCAAAAGTATTCTGCTATTTGAACTTCTTTTCAGAAGTAAAAACTTCAATCTTTAGAGGTCTAAAGTTAATTTTCTTGAACAGTTTCAGGAAAACGAGGTTCGAAGCAACTACTACAGCGTGAAGAAAGGTAACCTTGATCATGTCACATGCCTCAAAATGTGATTGTGCGATAACAGTGAGGAAGAAAGATGTGCAAATACAAAAGGTTTTTGACTCAGAAATGGCTTTCATTGATTTCCTTTTGAGGCTTGTTTTGTAAATGTGTGGGGCCGTGGGGGTTTAGGGACTTAATACTAATTAATGAAGGTTTAATGTGATTGCAGATGGAAAAGAAGATGGCAAAGTTGAGAAAGCAGAGGGATATTGCTGAGTCCAGGCTTGAAGATTTCATGAGAATTATTGAACACCATCATCAGGCGTTAAAGGTATCTCTTGGCTCTTCCCCACACATTAAGCTACATTAGGATTCTAAACGGCATTTGAGCTAAAATGTGCTTGCTTCTGTTTGAAAGTCTGGAACTCCTTACTTTGGCAACCACACAGACAAGTGGGAAGATGATGGTTCAGTATCAGACACATCAGGCATGGTCAATTTATTAGACACAAGGAGTTTCATATCTgacgacgatgatgatgatgatatcaaTGAAGAGCTGCCTATGCGTTCACAAGATCCATCAGATGAATACTGTAGAGAAGTCCAGTGCATTGAGATTGAGGAAACGGCCACAGTCTTTAGTAATAACAACCCCAAAGACGAGAAAGAAGAAACTAAAAACGTTGTAGGCCATAATGAGGATCATGCTGATGATGAAAGGAGTGTAGTCCAAAACGTGAACCACAGAGATACCATACCAGGGGCAGAAAGACAAGAGAGTCACAAGATTGAGTTTCCTGAGTTAGAGTTGGTTTCTAGTAGTGTGTCGAGGAGTGATTCTATGTCTTCTTCTTACGGGAGCAATTCCAATGGCATCCCAACGCCCTTGGGAGAAGAAGGAGGTATCTCTACTTTCCAGACTTTCGTTGATGGGCTTAAGGAGATGTCTAAGCGTCATCAAGAGGTAACttcataaacatatataaataaatactaatcGATTTATTCTTACGATTCATTTACaacattttttctgttttcattTAAGGTCTCTAATGCTGAGGCTTCTGGTAAAATGGAAAGGGACCTTGGCGTGGACGGGGACTTTGAGAGAAAGCGGCAAGAGATTCTGGAGCTATGGCAAAGCTGTAACGCCTCTTTGGTGCGTAGAACATATTTTTACCTGCTCTTCAAAGGAGATGAGGCTGATTCAGTCTACATTGGAGTTGAGCTGAGAAGACTTTTGTTTATTAAAGATCGCTTCTCTCAGGGAAAACAAGCCTCGGATGGAGGAGAAACCTTAACATTGTCTTCAAGGTTAGATACTTCTTTTGGTATTTGAGCAATTGTTTGGTTGTTTCAGTTTTGTTTAAGGGGActagtcttttcttttttggtaaaGCCTGAAGGCGCTTCACAAGGAGAGAAAGATGCTGAGCAAGCTTGTGAGGAAAAGGTTTTCAGAAGAAGAGATGACAAGAATCTATCACAAATTTGGGATTGCGGTTAACTCGAAACGCAGGCGTTTACAACTTGTGAACAAGCTGTGGAGCAATCCCAAGGACATGACCCAGGTTGCGGAAAGTGCAGATGTTGTATCCAAGCTTGTGAAGTTAACTGAACAAGGTAAAACCATGAAGGAGATGTTTGGTTTGGCTTCCACGTCTCCTTCCTTGTTGACATCTCAGAAAGCGCATGGTTGGAGAAAAAGCTTGCCTCCACTTTTCTAACCATCTTTGTAGCAGTGCGTATTTCTTCTTTGTGTCCtttcttttttcatttgtttgtcTTTTGATTTTGAAGGGAGCCAGCCAACATTGtgttattgatatatttttcattCAATAAATTTTGGTACCCTTAAACATGTAAACACAATCTCGAACTTACACATCTAATGAAATCTGTTGACCAAAGTTACagtcaaataaaaaaatgtcaCTCAAATTTCTGTCATGGAAAAACTGACTACATAATAGGGAagatttatttgtgtatatatatatatatatgtggttAGTTCTCTTAATAAAGCACATATTAAAAGGTAAATCTGGTTACAATGTTTAATTGCTTACAAGTTTGTTTCTTAAAGAGTGGTTAGAAGTTTCTTACCGAAGTAGGCAACATTTTCAAAGCATAAGACAAGTATAAGTTGTCCTCGTTTATGTTGATTTTGCGTGTCCTAATCCAAAGTCTAAAACATATGAGCATTTcagagataaagagagagacgAATGGTTTGTTATTGTGGGACATATTTTtcgattaaaaacaaaaatgtttagCTGAGAAAACGTGACTTTAGTCTTCAAGCATAGATAGTGGGTGACCATTACAGAAAGTAAACTGTATTTTGTCTAAACAAAGAAAGTCTTCTCTTATTTCTTGTGTTTGGTTCATTGAAtgacttcttctttctctttcagaACCAACAAAATAAAGcttttcatttaatattttttgacgGCATAAGGCTTTTCATCTTAGAGGCATGTTTCATGTTTTAATCTCTGAGTTTTGCCGATTATTTATGCTCTTGTGTTGGTTACCAAAAAAAAGGCCCCCCCCTCTGGTCTTTATCTCAAAAGTATTGTGTTTCAGGGAGGGAAACGAGGTTGCTCTGGTTACACACTGAAATCAAACCCAATGGTGAGAGCCTATAGTAGCAATTGCTGATCAGAATATCATAAAAAGATGGAAAAGGCACACATGTCTGTAAACCGAGAAGAGAAGGTACTGGTTCTGGTGAGATTGAGGCCCCTAAACAAGAAAGAGATTGCTGCTAACGAAGCTACGGATTGGGAATGTATCAATGATACCACCATTTTGTACAGAAACACCTTGCGCCAAGGCTCTAACATTCCCTCTACATATTCGTTTGGTAAGTAGAACAATAGCTCTTTATATGAACTATTGTTCTTTATATGAACCTGGCCTTGCCCTTTGATATTCTAAACAACTTTGAAAACATATCACCTTTCATCTGTATGTTGACATAGATAGAGTATACGGAGGTGAATGTCCCACCAGGCAAGTTTACGAGGATGGGGCCAA
This genomic window contains:
- the LOC103828075 gene encoding kinesin-like protein KIN-7F, producing MSHASKCDCAITVRKKDVQIQKMEKKMAKLRKQRDIAESRLEDFMRIIEHHHQALKSGTPYFGNHTDKWEDDGSVSDTSGMVNLLDTRSFISDDDDDDDINEELPMRSQDPSDEYCREVQCIEIEETATVFSNNNPKDEKEETKNVVGHNEDHADDERSVVQNVNHRDTIPGAERQESHKIEFPELELVSSSVSRSDSMSSSYGSNSNGIPTPLGEEGGISTFQTFVDGLKEMSKRHQEVSNAEASGKMERDLGVDGDFERKRQEILELWQSCNASLVRRTYFYLLFKGDEADSVYIGVELRRLLFIKDRFSQGKQASDGGETLTLSSSLKALHKERKMLSKLVRKRFSEEEMTRIYHKFGIAVNSKRRRLQLVNKLWSNPKDMTQVAESADVVSKLVKLTEQGKTMKEMFGLASTSPSLLTSQKAHGWRKSLPPLF